Sequence from the Catenuloplanes indicus genome:
GATCGCGCCGGAGACCGACACGCCGACCTTCGAGTCGGTGCGGCGACCGCCCCACCACGCCGAGACCAGGCCCGCGACCAGCGCGGCGGACAGCGAGATCGCGGCGCCCGGCCAGTACAGGCTGCGGATCCAGTAGCCCTCGCCGTCGTCCGTGATGCGCCAGACGCCGAGCTGCGCACCGGCGAAGCCGCGGCCGGACAGCGCGCCGTCGACCGTCGCCGCGATCGCGAGCAGCCAGAGCCAGGCGGTCGTGATGATCACGTTTGCCGCTATCGCCGCGGACGAGATCGCGGCGAATGACACGGCCAGGCCGACCAGTACGCCGATCACGGTGTAGCCGGCCGCGATCGTCTCCGGCGCGAACGTGTAGTCCTGCGCGGCCTCCCGGGCCGGCACCGCGACCAGCGCCACGGTCACGGCCGCGCCGAGCGCGGCGGCAAGGCACAGCGCGATACGCCAGAGCACCAGCTCCAGCATTCCGCTGACCTTGCGCGCGGTGGGATCCGCGGCCAGCGCACTCGGGCCGCTGCGCCGGTCCGCGTAGACCGCACCGGCTATCACGGACGTCGCCGCGATCCAGGTGGCCCATGTGAGGCTCGCCACCCAGACCGGCTCCGCGGAACCGTCCGGCGACGGCACCCATGCGATGATCCCGAGCCCGTAACCGAGCCCCAACTGTGCTGCGCCGGTGCCCGCGGCCACGCCGACTGCCGACGCGATCGATCCACCCCAGCCTCGTACGGCCATGCGGGGGAGAGTAGCGGGCCAGGGCCACCCGAGGCGAGGAGGCGAACTGGGAGCGGGTCGTTACCGCAACGAGCTGAAACGGCCGATAGGTTTAGGGCGACCGCCAAGAGGACTGGCGACCGTCTCCGCGGAGAGGACAGCGATGGCTGACGGCAGGCGTCCCGGTGACGACCAGGGCTCGCCCGACGAGACGCGGCAGTGGCGCGGCGATGACGCGCGGTACTGGGGCGGTGACGATCACACGGCCGCGGGCCGGCCACCGGCCGATCCATGGGCCGCGAACGAGGAGACCCGCCTGCAGCGCCCGATGAGCGGCCCGCCGCAGGGTGGCCCGCTGCGCGGCGGCGACCAGACCGCTCCCTACCGCCCGGTTTCCGGCGGTCACGACCAGACCGCGCCGTACCGTCCGATCCCCGGCGGTGATCAGACCCGGCGGATGGATCCGGTGCAGGGTGGGCCGGCCGGCCCCGGCGGCCAGGACCCGTGGACCGCGCGCGCGTCCGTGCGTCCCTCCGAGCCGGCCGGTGCGTTCACGCAGGCCGACCCGTTCTCCCGCGATGACCCCGGCTGGAGCGCGCCGGAGGAGCCGAACCGCAAGTGGCTGATGCCGGTCATGTGGGGCGTGATCGCGCTGCTGGTGATCCTGCTGCTCGCCACCGGCATCTACTTCGGCACGCAGACCGGCGGCAGCGACGACCCGGAGCCGACCCCGACCGCGACCGCCGCCGCGACGCCGACCGCGCAACGGACCAGCGCGGAGCCGACCGAGGAGGCGTCGGAGGAGCCGTCCGCCCCGGAGACCACCGCGGCGCCGAGCCCGACCCGGGCCGCCGAGGTGGAGGTGCCGCGGATGACCGGCTACACGATGCAGGAGGCGCAGCAGGAGCTGGCCGGGCTCGGCCTGCCGTTTGCGCTGGTCTATCAGGCGACGGACGACTTCGACCCGAACACCGTGATCGACTCCGACCCGCCGGGCGGCGCCGTGGTGCCGAAGGGCACGAAGATCACCCTCACCGTGGCCCGGGCGCCGGAGCCCACCGCGCCCGCGGAGCCCACCGGCGGTCCGACCACCGAGCCGGGCCCGAACGGCTGACCTGATCAGCGACTGCGGACCGCGACGGCCGAGGTGGAGAGGCCCGGTCGTCGCGGTGCGGCGCCGGCCCTCGCCTCCGGTGAGGCGTTGATCTGGCGTAGCCCGTCCACCTGCACGAAGATCGAACGGCGCTCGACGGCGTCACCGCCGGCATTGAGCTCGTAGCCGTCCAGCCAGACCCAGCCGTCGTAGGTCGGCCAATCGTGCACCCGGATCACCCGGAAGTAGAGCGGCTCGGTGAACTGAACGCTCGCCGAACGGGTCACGCAAAGGATATCGCCGGACCGGGGCAACACATCGACTCCTTGATCCGCGGTTTTCGCTGCGTCGGTCTTGTCCCGTGGCACGCCTGATGCGCCCACGAATGGCGTTTCTGATCACCTGTTTTCGCTGGCTGCGAATTGTTATCGAACCGGCGTGAGGGTAGGCCGGTCCTCTGTGGCGCGTCGTATCGGGTCCGCCTCCCCGCCCGTCATGTCGGACTTCGTCCAACTTGGACGGGCAGACCGGGAACGTTGAGTGACCCATGCCATACAGACAGATTGCATCAGGAGCCTAGTCAATGCAAGTTGCACGTCGGCTTCCGTGCGCCGGATACCGGTCCGGTTGATGGGCCTCCGAGATACCCGTCAGACTGAACGTCCTGCCGATAGTGAGCGCGGATTCGATCTTTCTGGTCGGGTTGATCCGGCCGGTCCACCCCTTAGCCGGAGGTAGCGGTGACCCAGCGCCGAAGCCCCACGGTCCGACGCCGCCGCCTCGGCGCCGAGCTGCGCAAACACCGTGAAGAAGCCGGTGTGACCATCGAGGCGGTGGCCGACCGCCTGCGCTGTTCCACCTCCAAGGTCTCACGAATCGAGACCGGGCACACCAGCGCGACCCCGCGAGATGTCCGGGCAATGCTGGACATCTACGGCATTGACGGCGACGAGTCCGCGGAACTGGTGCAGATCTCCCGTGAGGCGCGGCAGAAGGGCTGGTGGCACCCGTACAGCACCGTCCTGACCGGCGCATACGTCGGTCTGGAGGCGGAGGCGAACTCGGTCCGGGCGTACGAGCAGCAGGTTGTTCCCGGTCTCCTCCAGACGGAGGAGTACGCACGGGCGATGATCCGGTCCGCCCGGCCGGACATCTCCGCCGATGAGGTGGAGCGGAGAGTGCGTGTCCGAATGGAGCGTCAATCGTTGCTGATGCAGGACGACCCGATCGACCTGTGGATGGTGCTCGATGAAGCGGTAGTCAGCCGGCCGGTCGGCGGCGATGCGGTCATGCGAGCTCAGATTCACCACTTGGTCGTGACCGCCGAACTGCCGAACGTGACGTTGCAGGTCCTGCCGTTCGCGGCGGGCGCGCACGCCGGCATGGACGGAACGTTCACAATTCTCGACTTCCCCGAGCCCACGGACACCGACGTCGTCTACGCGGAGAACGCGACCGGTGGGCTGTTCCTGGAGAAGGCGGACGAGTTGCGGAAGTACGTCTTCATCTTCGATCACATCCGCGCCGCGGCCCTCCGACCGGAGGAGTCCGTATCCCTCTTAGCGGACCTGGCGAAGGAGCCATTGTGGGAGTGGAGACAGCGGGGCCTGACCTGAGCAGCGCGACGTGGCGCAAGAGTTCTCGCAGCGGCCCCAACTGCGACAACTGTGTGGAGATCGCTTTCGTCACGCCGACGATCGCGATTCGTGACTCCAAGGACCCGAACGGTCCGGCGCTGATCCTCGCGCCGGGCGGCTGGTCCGCCTTCCTCGCCGGCACCAAGAACGGCGAGTTCGACCTCTAGAGACACTCGTCCGGTGGGCCGTACGCTGCCGTCCGGCCCACCGGACGCCCGCAAAACAGACATTTTCGCCGTGGCCGGATCGCCAGGACCTTCGTTGCACTCATGAACCCGGTGTTGCGCCGGGCCGAGTTGAAGCGAGCAAGGCAGGCGAGAGCAGTGAGCATTGGCCCCGACAACCTCGGCAACGGATCGGCGACTCAGGACCGGTTCGCCGGTCACCTGAACGGGTACCGTCCGATCCAGCGCGACCGGGTCCTCTCCGGCGAGGTCGGCCCCGACGTCGAACTGAGCCCGCGCTCCGGCGCGCTCGACGAGCCGTCCATCGACCACAACCCCCGGCTGCCGTCACTGGCGCTGGCCGGCCTGGAGGAGCCCGTCTTCCCCACCACCGGCTGGCCGGACACCTCCGACCCGGGCCCTCTCGCGGACCACCCACTGCTCCGCGGCCTGCTCCTCGAGCTGCCACCGCGCGGCTCCCTCCCCGAGCCGGGCTGGCTGGACCGCTGGTTCGAGGCGACCCGCGCCATCCTGGAACTGATCTACACCCAGGGCGCGCTCGACCGCCGCTGACCGCCATTCCCGCGGCCCGGCAAGGCTCGAAGAGCCACCAAGCCGATTTTCCCGCTTCCGGCGTGGTGCCGCCCGCATGCTCCCGCGGGCAAACCTCCGGCTTCCCTCCGACTCCGCTGGCGCTCCGCTCCGGTCCGCCGTCCGGAGCCGGTCCCGCCGTGGGTCACCAGAACCCCACGCAACTCCGCTCCCGGCCTACGCACCGCCGGTGTGTCCCGCACCGGGCGTCTGTCGCGCTGTATAGCGCGGGGAAGTTTCCGCCGCTGGCTCTCCGCTGTGGTCCGCCCATCCGGGCCCATTACGCCGCTGTT
This genomic interval carries:
- a CDS encoding PASTA domain-containing protein — protein: MADGRRPGDDQGSPDETRQWRGDDARYWGGDDHTAAGRPPADPWAANEETRLQRPMSGPPQGGPLRGGDQTAPYRPVSGGHDQTAPYRPIPGGDQTRRMDPVQGGPAGPGGQDPWTARASVRPSEPAGAFTQADPFSRDDPGWSAPEEPNRKWLMPVMWGVIALLVILLLATGIYFGTQTGGSDDPEPTPTATAAATPTAQRTSAEPTEEASEEPSAPETTAAPSPTRAAEVEVPRMTGYTMQEAQQELAGLGLPFALVYQATDDFDPNTVIDSDPPGGAVVPKGTKITLTVARAPEPTAPAEPTGGPTTEPGPNG
- a CDS encoding helix-turn-helix domain-containing protein, whose translation is MTQRRSPTVRRRRLGAELRKHREEAGVTIEAVADRLRCSTSKVSRIETGHTSATPRDVRAMLDIYGIDGDESAELVQISREARQKGWWHPYSTVLTGAYVGLEAEANSVRAYEQQVVPGLLQTEEYARAMIRSARPDISADEVERRVRVRMERQSLLMQDDPIDLWMVLDEAVVSRPVGGDAVMRAQIHHLVVTAELPNVTLQVLPFAAGAHAGMDGTFTILDFPEPTDTDVVYAENATGGLFLEKADELRKYVFIFDHIRAAALRPEESVSLLADLAKEPLWEWRQRGLT
- a CDS encoding DUF397 domain-containing protein: MGVETAGPDLSSATWRKSSRSGPNCDNCVEIAFVTPTIAIRDSKDPNGPALILAPGGWSAFLAGTKNGEFDL